The window ATTCCATAAGTCATCATTTTTATATATTGCAACCTGAAAAGGTCCCATAGTTTTTGTGACTCTCTTAAACCCCACCTAACCAGATGAAGTGGGTCCCTTTCCCTTTCCATATTCATTTGAAACATGCTTACATATCATGAAAGATAGGCTGCAACACTCAGCAGCAACAGCACAAAATGCATTGCTAACATACCTTCAAATATTTCATTTATTAGTttattttactttattttattactAGTTGGGTTAACTTATTCAATTAGACAAGAAAATGAGTCATATTCATACTTCTCATACCTAATTAAGAAAACATgattatttatatattctatattattGTTCAATACGTAACTATTACTTCGATGTTGCACGTCCAAACACCTAAGCATGACCATGTCCTAAAGGCAAAAGCCACCAAAAAAATATCATACTAGTAGTGGCGGATCCAAGAGTTTTTTTCCGACTGGGACAAAGTGTTAAAAATTGAAAAAagcaatataataaatataataacttaaaaCGTCAAAGGATTGATTTACGTACCTATAGCATACATTTTCTGGTAATTGAAAATGTCGAATTTACGCATTCTTTCTCTATAGGTCTTGTAAAACTTATGAACATCACCCATCTTAGTTCCACCATGTTGGTACACCTCCTCAATCTTCCATGGCTTCAACTCTTCCATAAATTTCGGAGACGATTCAGATTCTTCAAAAATTGTCGGTAAACCTATCGCTCGAACTTTCTTAATCTCCATTTTTAACTGTTCAATCATTTCTTGATGTTCCCATAAAGATTCTAACTTGTTTGTCGTATCATTTGATAAACTCTTTTCGTTCTCACTTGGATTACTTGAATTTGCACCAAAGTTGTTTTCAGATAAGAAGTCGGATTCCGTCCAATTGTTATGTTCTTTATCGTCTTTTTCAACCTTTACATCAAATACCAATTCAAAATCCCCATCAGACAAGAATCCATCTTCAAGGTTCAAATCAAACGTTGGCGAAAGCGGACTGTTCGAACTAACTAAATTTATGTTTGAATCAACAATTTCATCATCTACTTTTTCCAAATTCCCTTTAGTAAAAGTATCAATTTCTTCTTTTTTCTCTATTTCCTCAATCTTTTTCTCACTTGAACTTTCATTGATTATTTTCTCAACAACACATTCTTGATCTTCAAAATTGTTGTCCCATTGATCATCATCATACCTTAACAAAAACCAAATATTATTCTTTAATAATGCAAAATTAACAAactaattactattactattatattcTAAAACATACATACCCTTTTTGAATTTCATGAATTGGACACTCATCTAACACAAACCCATCATTCAAATTTGCATCAACTTCATTAGCTTCCAATGAAACCTCATCCGAAACGATATTTTCAGCGAAACTATTGGCATGAACATATGAAGATGGTTCCATGAATTGTGATGAATCTTTATGCTTTTTACTGAACTCCTCAAAAGTTGGAAACTTGAAAGTAAATACAAACTCAGGGGCCTCATTGTCATCTACTTTTTCTTCATGTTTTTCATCAACCAGGTTATTTACTTTTCTTGAAACATCTAAAAATTCTTGCTTTTCTTCCATGGCTTCTGTTAATACAACCTTTGAATCATTTGATATCCCCTTTGAACAACCACAGTTCCTTCAAAATTGTATCATAAAAAACACCCATAAAGTTAGCAAATAGATTATTTATCTTCATGTTTATAGTACATCATATCATCAATTagcaattaaatattaaataaaaaagtaAACAAATATATACCTTGTGACAAAACCAAGTAGGTGAAGAAAATAAGTGAAAACAAAAGACCAAAACCCAACAACTAAAAGAAAGAACTTTGGGTATAAAAACTCAAGAATTGAATCCATAACTAGAAAATAAAAAAGGGTAATCCTGTTTTATGAAAAAAGATTGCACCTTTTATTCAAAATACAGTGAATTTGAATTGAAGCAAGAAAACAGAGGAAACAGAGACATAAGAACAAGAAAGAAAAAGGGTGTGTAAAATTCATGACAATTTTGACAAAGATTAAAACTTTATACTCGAATAGACTAATCACCCGTAAAAACAGATCGATTGTGAAAAGGGTATTTTATGGGGTTGAAATCTGACCTAATTTACCGAGGAAAGAAAGCACAATTTAATGGGGAAGAGATGGATACGTGGCAGCGAACATGACTTGGTATTCGGGTCGGGTTTTCGGAGTTTTGAGGTTCGCGCGTTGAGATTTGGGTAACGGTTAGTCAAGTGCTCAGAAACAAAATCGAAGAATGAGAATGTGTGGTTTTGGGGATTTGTGAAATTTTGACTAAAAATATGGATGGATGTTAAGGGCGCCAATAACGAGTTTTTGTTTCTTTGGGTCAAAGTATTTATATACAATACTGGTTTTAGCTTTTATtagtatattaatataataataattaatattaatattaattaataattaaaattaattcaGTTTTATGAGTATTCTTTTCTTCAAGAATAGATAACAGATGAATAACTCTGGAAaaaatatgtatttattttatgtttattattattattggactTTACAACTTTACAATATGAATATGATATAGTTATTGTTTAAATATGGAAACTTTAAATAAGAAAAGAAAATCAAAATTGTTTGGAAGATAAGTTTTATTTGGAGGTTAAGTTTAAATTGTAGAGAAACTTTTTGATTTTAGGAAAGTTGTTCACTTGATGTCAAAGTTAATTTGTGCAACTTTACATGTAGATGTTTTGCATCCCCAACTCTTCAAATATCAAATACGCGAATTATAGAGTGTTAAAAAATTGTATATATTAGTTGCCGATATCTCCAAATAATAAACGCAAGCATCCCTTAATATGATTAAAATATGTCATAGTTACgatatatatatgaaaattttaTGTTAATATTTAATTTTCGTGAAATGCATCCCCTATCCGTGAATCCTGGCTTCGCCTCTGTTTGGAATGTCTTTAGCTTGAAGGTCAGTAAACTTGTGCAACAAGGAACTAGGCGTTTAATGTTTCACTATGAATAGACCTGTAGCCTCATTGTAATTGTGTGCACGTTATTATTAGTGAAAATTCTCTGAATTGCTTCCGTGGACTAAACCTTTTTCCGTGtttggagttgagatataaccacgttaaatccttgggtcatttatctttattttatcattTTCTTTGCTTTAGCTAATTCGTTTGTCGTTCGTAGGTTAGTGATTGGTGTAAATCATTTGTCTTGTTTGGGTCTGCAAATCCTAACAAGTGGTACAAGAGCTTTGGCTTCGAACATGATGGCGAATTAAAAGCAGATATTCAAGTTTGTTGATGATTAGGTTATCATTAGGAGAAGAAACGATGGACATGTTTTTGTGTCTTGCAACATGTATCGAGATCTAGAGACTTAGTTGATCGTGGTTAACTTGGGGTATATCTATGTATCCAGAAAAGTTGATCACACCAGGGTTAGTCTGATTCTTGCGGGTTATGATGTAAATAGGACACCGATTGCATTTTGATGGTGATTGATTCGCGTAGGATTACGGAGTCAGGGTCGGTTCGATAGGGTTTGTTGCAGAAGACACAAGGAGATATTTTCGAGAGATCCGGGTAATTGGATCTGAGTTATTGTTCCTCACTGTCCCGTGCGAAGGAATGATTGAGCACAATTCGGATGTTCATGCGCATCGGTATAAGAAAATTCATAGTGGTTTGTTAACTATTGGATCGAATTGAATTTTGGCTGTAGGTAGGAGACACATGGATCTATATGTGGTAAAACTTTAAGGCTGGTCGGACCGTTGGATTTTCATATACGAATTTTCGATTTTAGGCAGTTTTCAGGATGAATTTTTCGAGTTTGATGACGCGAGTGTGAGATGGTTTTGTCTTGGAAACTTCGGGTGATATATGTTACGAGATATTACGAAGGTTTGGGCATTCGGGTAACGACATGATGAATCCGGGTTGAAATCAACAGTGGGAGTTATTGGAGAAGTTTGGCACTTGCGGGTTTGAAGCGGCATTCTAAAGTTTTTTGGTCGTATATTCCAGGGGATTTGGAATATACGGGCGGGTTTgaactgtaatgacccgtcctaatccatatggattgaacacctggtaatcgaccttagcaagatgcatatagaatatccccatcattccgggacaacttcggacatgataaattcgccatcattccgggacaacttcggacatgataaattcgccatcattccgggacaacttcggacatgataaattcgccatcattccgggacaaattTGGACATGATAaatagggcatattcgatttcgataattcaaccatagaatgtagtttcgattacttgtgtctatttcgtaaaacagttataaaagtagcgcatgtattctcagtcccaaaaatatatattgcaaaagcatttaaaaagggagcaaatgaaactcactctacaatattttgtagtaaaaatattcatacgacaatactgaacaaagcagtgttggactcggattcacgaacctatatcagttatatatattaaaacatataataaacatgtaataataatcaaaccagtttatatatatatatatatatatatatatatatatatatatatatatatatatatatatatatattatttatttagtttattcATATCTTTGTTattttaaaagttatatatatttatttgtattttaatatttatacctatagttatattaataataaagataatactacaaaaataaataaaaagtcatatgttaataataataataataatatttgtgataataacaatgttaatgacattaataataatattaatacttatattaatactaatatgatatgataataatagtaatggtaatagaaatactacctcaaagaagtagcccttaaaaagaaATGacgaagtccgggtttgaacccgcgacatcccgctaacccgataacacgaCAAACATGGAACCATTTCTATTTTTCTATCAgcgacaacatcatcatcttaaacATCAATATTTATACCATTTTCATTTCGATAACTGTCATAAACTTATTTCTAGTCATCAACACTTAATCATAAACatcattttcattaacaattcaCTACCATTATCACGATATCATTTCATGATCATTATCATGATCTAATATCATCATCGTGGCATCATAATCCCGTCACTATAAATCATCTAATTATCATCATGATCATTGTATCTCATTCATCATCATCACCGTGAGCCTCATCATCATTCTGATATggtatcatcataattattatttatatcattatctatattattatttataccatCACATATCTCGATCACTCACCCTAATAAGATCTCATCATCATGAATCTCATTATTCATTTTCACATAACAACCATCATCATCCTAATATATATAAGCGTATCTCatcgtttttattattttcataatcgtCATTGTTTACTATTATCATAATTTTCGTCACCTTTCATCAATCATCATCACACATAATATCTAACATCATAATCCTCATAATGATCATCAGTTAAATGTGTGTGTTTGTTTTGTTGTCGAATAGATACAAAAAAATGAACTGATAAGAAGTAAGTTCATGGCCCGATATATCACGTATCATTTTCTATTACCTAATAAGGATTGGGTTCGGCCCATATAGCAACCACGAGTATTCGACCCAGCTAGAAAAGGAACTCGGCCCAATTGAGAACATAACCGAGGCCCAATCAAGAAATAAAACACAGTCCAATACCCAATTAATTCTCGGCCCAAAACAAGTAGTAAATTTACGGCCCAATGAAGTTTTTAGAAACATGGCGGTCTAACCAAAATTACTGTAACAGGTTGATACTTTTTCTTTACTAATCAACAAGTGGAGTTAATTATTAAGGAGTGTCGGTGGTGGATTAAATAAAGGGATCAGATTTAGCAAGTGGACAACAGGAGTAATATTTTAAGACATAAAACTATAATATCTTCTAGTTCCCTACCAACACTCACGTTCATCACAGCTCATCATCATCACTTTATTCGCTGAACAAGAGAAAAGAAAACGCAGCCATGGCAGCTAATTTCGAAAGAGAATATGGATAATTGTTATGGTTCAAACAGAAAACAGATTGGAAGTGCAGCAGCGCGAGTTGGAAGTGGGGTTTAGTGTTTGTATGCCATAATAAAAAGCATCTACTAGTAGCTACTTTCTTCGCATAATTCAATTCATAGTTACTTCGATTTGCAATTGTTCATTTGCTGAAGGTGTTGGTTGTTTAATCGAATTAGAAAATGGAAAACAAAAGATCATAGGTGTTGTTGGGTTTCAATAGTGTTATGTTTAAAGATGGTCATAATAGCAGTAAATAAAGAATACCTATGCAGATAAATAGCTTGATGATCGATGGTTATATTATGGTGTTGTTATTAGTTTATTGTGAGTCTGTAAACAGAAACATAAAAGGAAGATAGCAGCAACAAACAGTGAATCGTGAagcaaaaagaaagaaaagaataagTGGGTTTCAGGTTCGGTTGTAGCATGAAAATAGTTTATTACGGTGGCGATGTCTCTTTTGGTGATCAGAGATAACAGAAGTGAAACCGAAAAATAAAAACATCGCAGGTGGAATGATGGCGGTTGGaaatagaaacaaaaaaaaataactaaataaataaatagatgatGATGGCGAGGTTGGTTTCGCAAGTGACAGAAGGTGTGTGGTGGTGATTCTCAGTCACTAATCAGCAACCATAACGAGAAGGTTGTTTGGGTCTAAATGATGGTTGTTTTTAGTCGTGGTTTTCAAGAGGTAAAGGTGGTTATTTGTTTGATGCATATGATTAAAGTTATGGTGAAAGGAGATTGAACAAGAAAGGAAATAGTGATCGATGGTGTTAGGTTCTTGGTGGCTCAATGGTCTTGTGGTGGTTGTTGTGTGGTGAAGATGGCGGACTCGGTGGCCGGGAGCAAGAGATGAGAAGAGATGGTTATGTGTGTTTGTGTTGATAATCAAATACAGAAAGAGGGAGATGAGATAGATAGAATGTGGTGGGATGGAATATGATGTATGTATGTATCGATTAATAAATTAAAGCAAACAGACTCCGTGAATTACGCAATCATTCAACAACAGAGAAAAGAAATTAAAGATGATGGGATATGTAAAGTTAAATGTGAAAACAAAAACAGTTACATCAATTATTTAATCCATAAACGATTTAAAAAGAATCAAGTTGATAAATATAATATAGAAATGAAATGAATAAAGATAAAAGGTATTGGGGCCAACGAATATTTTACCACAACGTATGTTATTGAATTATGAAAATCATGGGTCGAAGTCCTAGAAGATAATATCAAGTACCAAGTTGGAGTGTAATTGCAGTGCATGTGAGCTGTGTAATCGATAAAGCTTAATCTCGCATTTGCATATTCATGACCTCATTTACTTATTATATTCCCAtgttattattcttaataataatagtttagtTCTAGTAGTAAGGTTTACCATTCCAAGCATGCAAAAATTAACTAGTTCACATGAAATAACatcttcaattatatatatatatatatatatatatcatataaatgaCAAAGAATATAAAAGTGTCGATATTTAATTTATCTAAAAATATAGTCACCAAATCAAATACCCCGTAACTAGCAATCTAAtagtaaatttaatttaattaaagacGCTAAATGTGTTTCAAGtcattatttacatatatttatatatacatatatatttacaaacagttgttcgtgaatcatcgagaacagtcgaaggtcaattgaatatatgaaacagttcaaagtttttgagactcaacctaacagactattcttatcgtgtcagaattatataaagatcaagtttaaatttggtcggaaatttccgggtcgtcacagtacctacccgttaaagaaatttcgtcccgaaatttgagtgaggtcatcatggttaacaataaaaatgtttttatgacgaatatgagttgataattagagttttatcatcattgattaatatagataaaacgattcggttactcgAAGCGTACGGTTGAAGCTATCTCAAAAGAGTGAATAAGGGAATAAAGATTTgttttatcttttgacgtagtcacgtttgaatttagaaaataaggtgcatcttagcttttgatgttgttttggttattttccgaaattcaagggatttaaaagaaaatcttctaaatctataagatttgattcttcggtgaataagaaaattaggatctctttaattaaatgcgatcatctgcctcgattgctctgtcggatgcttccattataaatttacctcttccattttattattctcaccattcctatattttcttccttaatccatacttctaaagattgtaaaaatgcttaatccagtactgatccttgtcATTTTTCTGACAATCGCTCatgtcttcctcctttttcatctaccactggaggaatctattaacttctactattaccttggggttatagtgtcttTCATTCTTCCGTGTATTTATGTTGTTATCCGCATTGATAtacgcggtttgtaatttatgtgtttatgattggctttgtattttcctttatatttcggagctccatgctcttgttttctctttccgacttcaagtcaagcgaataa of the Rutidosis leptorrhynchoides isolate AG116_Rl617_1_P2 chromosome 5, CSIRO_AGI_Rlap_v1, whole genome shotgun sequence genome contains:
- the LOC139848013 gene encoding uncharacterized protein; translation: MEEKQEFLDVSRKVNNLVDEKHEEKVDDNEAPEFVFTFKFPTFEEFSKKHKDSSQFMEPSSYVHANSFAENIVSDEVSLEANEVDANLNDGFVLDECPIHEIQKGYDDDQWDNNFEDQECVVEKIINESSSEKKIEEIEKKEEIDTFTKGNLEKVDDEIVDSNINLVSSNSPLSPTFDLNLEDGFLSDGDFELVFDVKVEKDDKEHNNWTESDFLSENNFGANSSNPSENEKSLSNDTTNKLESLWEHQEMIEQLKMEIKKVRAIGLPTIFEESESSPKFMEELKPWKIEEVYQHGGTKMGDVHKFYKTYRERMRKFDIFNYQKMYAIGFLQLKDPLWSPSSSKSSIPEITTLFSQSFTNNKGKKHEDDPTITFIKELQSDLEVVYIGQMCLSWEILHWQYEKALDIWESDPRGVRRFNEIADEFQQFQVLLQRFIEDELFQGPRIQNYVKKRCVFRNLLQVPVIRDDHLKSKKAKSKVVTDITSDALVEILEESIRIFWRFVRADKYKRQAPVELQSPEDSQLFMDLQKDLHKKQRKLKEQLRSGNCILKKLRSCREDDEIEDQVLYFFCQVDMKLVSRVLQMSKLTSEQLVWCHNKLSQVSFVNKKIRVEPSFLLFPG